A single Methylomonas sp. AM2-LC DNA region contains:
- a CDS encoding M67 family metallopeptidase, whose product MNKFEISLPRKLTNQLLHQALLTPDQEICGLIGADASGQPSSCYPISNHADNPHNQFLLDAQQQIAAMQTMRAKQEQLFAIYHSHPTTAAIPSHADLKQTAYPEALQIIISLSTKGILELRAFRCSDNTAHELNINLIEV is encoded by the coding sequence ATGAATAAGTTTGAAATTAGCTTACCGCGAAAACTCACCAATCAATTACTGCATCAGGCTCTTCTAACACCCGATCAGGAAATTTGCGGCTTAATTGGTGCAGATGCCAGTGGTCAGCCAAGCAGTTGTTATCCAATTAGCAATCATGCAGACAATCCGCATAATCAATTTTTACTTGATGCTCAACAACAAATTGCCGCCATGCAAACTATGCGTGCCAAACAGGAACAATTGTTTGCCATCTATCATTCCCACCCCACCACAGCAGCTATTCCTTCGCATGCGGATCTTAAACAAACAGCCTATCCAGAAGCATTACAGATAATTATTTCATTAAGCACTAAAGGCATTTTAGAACTGCGCGCCTTTAGGTGTAGCGATAATACAGCACATGAACTGAATATTAATTTAATTGAAGTATAG
- the rph gene encoding ribonuclease PH: MRPSGRNPQQLREIRFTCHYTKHAEGSVLVEFGDTRVLCTASVDKSVPRFLKGKGEGWVTAEYGMLPRSTHSRMDREAGRGKQGGRTLEIQRLIGRSLRAAIDLKALGENTITIDCDVIQADGGTRTASITGGFVALSIAIEHMLKHHLIKKNPLHGQVASVSVGIYNGIPVLDLDYAEDHQAETDMNVVMNEAGHFIEVQGTAEGHAFRKDELNNMLELAEQGIQTLLVKQQEALKSAKIPAS; encoded by the coding sequence ATGAGACCGAGCGGACGCAATCCCCAACAATTAAGAGAAATACGCTTCACTTGCCACTATACAAAACATGCCGAAGGTTCAGTTTTGGTGGAGTTTGGAGATACCAGAGTATTATGTACCGCCAGCGTAGACAAAAGCGTACCGCGTTTTCTAAAAGGTAAAGGCGAAGGCTGGGTCACCGCCGAATATGGTATGCTGCCCCGTTCCACCCATAGCCGCATGGATCGGGAAGCCGGACGTGGCAAACAAGGCGGACGTACACTGGAAATCCAACGCCTGATAGGTCGCTCTCTACGTGCCGCTATTGATTTAAAAGCACTGGGCGAAAACACTATTACCATAGACTGCGATGTCATACAGGCCGATGGTGGTACCCGCACAGCCTCCATAACTGGCGGTTTTGTAGCACTTTCTATAGCTATAGAGCACATGTTAAAGCATCATTTGATTAAAAAAAATCCGCTACATGGTCAGGTTGCATCTGTTTCAGTTGGCATATACAACGGCATACCGGTACTTGATCTGGATTATGCAGAAGACCACCAAGCTGAAACAGATATGAATGTAGTGATGAATGAAGCAGGACACTTTATTGAAGTACAAGGCACTGCAGAGGGCCATGCTTTCCGTAAAGACGAACTGAATAATATGCTTGAACTGGCTGAACAAGGTATCCAGACTTTATTGGTCAAACAACAAGAAGCCTTAAAAAGCGCGAAAATACCCGCATCATGA